In Burkholderia savannae, one genomic interval encodes:
- the gshA gene encoding glutamate--cysteine ligase — MPNNMTSRQTDLLQQRLAVLSTSPTREQLPDGLRGIEKESLRVTRDGMIAFTPHPRALGSALTHPSLTTDYSEALVELITPAERDAATTLERLDELHRYVYASIGDEMLWTDSMPGLLPADDEIPIAYYGTSNIGRLKTVYRRGLAYRYGRTMQCIAGIHYNYSLSEEVWRRLHAEDGSTANMVDYQSERYLAQIRNFRRTSWLLMYLFGASPALDLGFLRGHPHKLDTFDAATLYRPHATSLRMSDLGYSNTTAQAALEADYNTLQGYLDALSKAVSEQYPPYEAIGTHRDGEWIQINTNVLQIENEFYSTIRPKRVTYSGERPLHALASRGVQYIEVRCLDIDPFEPTGISLDTARFIDAYLLVCALAESAPLTCDTYRESNANFGRVTMEGRKPGLELTRDGAAVPMRAWADEIFAQIEAAGRVLDDIRGGDAHARAIAAQRAKLDDPERTPSARVLRAMRENGQSFLEFARAQSEAHAAYFRGRPLDEAAMRDAQALAERSLDEQTELEGKNAGSFDAFVAAYRAYTLNRFSV; from the coding sequence ATGCCGAACAACATGACTTCCCGACAGACAGACTTGTTGCAGCAACGCCTCGCCGTGTTGAGCACGAGCCCGACGCGCGAGCAGCTACCTGACGGCCTGCGCGGCATCGAGAAGGAAAGCCTGCGCGTGACGCGCGACGGGATGATCGCGTTCACGCCGCATCCGCGCGCGCTCGGCTCGGCGCTCACGCATCCGTCGCTCACGACCGACTATTCGGAAGCGCTCGTCGAGCTGATCACGCCCGCGGAGCGCGACGCTGCGACGACGCTCGAGCGGCTCGACGAACTGCATCGCTACGTCTACGCGTCGATCGGCGACGAAATGCTGTGGACGGATTCGATGCCGGGCCTTTTGCCCGCCGACGACGAAATCCCGATCGCTTACTACGGCACGTCGAACATCGGACGCCTGAAGACCGTCTACCGGCGCGGCCTCGCGTATCGCTACGGGCGCACGATGCAGTGCATCGCGGGAATTCACTACAACTATTCGCTGAGCGAGGAAGTCTGGCGGCGGCTGCACGCGGAGGACGGCTCGACCGCGAACATGGTCGACTATCAGTCCGAGCGCTACCTCGCGCAGATCCGCAATTTCCGCCGCACGAGCTGGCTGCTGATGTACCTGTTCGGCGCGTCGCCCGCGCTCGATCTCGGTTTCCTGCGCGGCCACCCGCACAAGCTCGACACGTTCGACGCCGCGACGCTGTATCGCCCGCATGCGACGAGCCTGCGGATGAGCGACCTCGGCTACTCGAACACGACCGCGCAGGCCGCGCTGGAAGCCGACTACAACACGCTGCAGGGCTACCTCGACGCACTGTCGAAGGCGGTCAGCGAGCAGTACCCGCCGTACGAGGCGATCGGCACGCACCGCGACGGCGAGTGGATTCAGATCAACACGAACGTGCTGCAGATCGAGAACGAGTTCTACTCGACGATCCGGCCGAAGCGCGTTACGTACTCGGGCGAGCGGCCGCTGCACGCGCTCGCGTCGCGCGGCGTCCAGTACATCGAAGTGCGCTGCCTCGACATCGATCCGTTCGAGCCGACGGGCATCTCGCTCGACACCGCGCGCTTCATCGACGCGTATCTGCTCGTCTGCGCGCTCGCCGAGAGCGCGCCGCTCACGTGCGACACGTATCGCGAATCGAATGCGAACTTCGGCCGCGTGACGATGGAGGGGCGCAAGCCGGGGCTCGAACTGACGCGCGACGGCGCGGCCGTGCCGATGCGCGCTTGGGCCGACGAAATCTTCGCGCAGATCGAAGCGGCGGGCCGCGTGCTCGACGACATTCGGGGCGGCGATGCGCATGCGCGCGCGATCGCCGCGCAGCGCGCGAAGCTCGACGATCCGGAGCGCACGCCTTCCGCCCGCGTGCTGCGCGCGATGCGCGAGAACGGCCAGTCGTTCCTCGAGTTTGCGCGCGCGCAAAGCGAAGCGCATGCCGCGTATTTCCGCGGCCGTCCGCTCGACGAGGCCGCGATGCGCGATGCGCAGGCGCTCGCCGAGCGCTCGCTCGACGAGCAGACGGAACTCGAAGGGAAGAACGCCGGATCGTTCGACGCGTTCGTCGCCGCGTATCGCGCTTATACGTTGAATCGGTTCAGCGTGTGA
- a CDS encoding DNA-3-methyladenine glycosylase family protein, whose protein sequence is MSAAVRPAAPRPGSVALELPFKSPYDWRRVLRFFAGRAIPGVEAVEGDAYLRTIDYRGVTGALTVRKHPRKRCLVALVEGDAARRADAAFAERLATMLDLHADPAAIGAHLARDAWLAPLVDAAPGLRVPGAWSGFELIVRAIVGQQVSVKAATTIVGRLVERAGERLADHPQRATGWRFPEPAALAACDLSRIGMPGKRVAALQGVARAVAAGDVPLDAYAADPAGVRAALLALPGIGPWTVEYVAMRAWRDADAWPATDLVLMQAIVARDPALDRPASQRRRTDAWRPWRAYAAMHLWNEIAERAGAARGG, encoded by the coding sequence TTGAGCGCCGCGGTTCGACCAGCCGCTCCGCGGCCCGGCAGCGTCGCGCTCGAACTGCCGTTCAAATCGCCCTACGATTGGCGCCGCGTGCTGCGCTTCTTCGCCGGGCGCGCGATTCCGGGCGTCGAAGCGGTGGAGGGCGACGCGTATCTGCGTACGATCGACTATCGCGGCGTGACGGGCGCGCTGACGGTGCGCAAGCATCCGCGTAAGCGCTGTCTCGTCGCGCTCGTCGAAGGCGACGCGGCGCGGCGCGCGGACGCCGCGTTCGCCGAGCGGCTCGCGACGATGCTCGATCTGCACGCCGATCCCGCCGCGATCGGCGCGCATCTCGCGCGCGACGCCTGGCTCGCGCCGCTCGTCGATGCGGCGCCCGGCTTGCGCGTGCCGGGCGCGTGGTCGGGCTTCGAGCTGATCGTGCGGGCGATCGTCGGCCAGCAGGTGAGCGTGAAGGCCGCGACGACGATCGTCGGGCGACTCGTCGAGCGCGCGGGCGAGCGGCTCGCCGATCACCCGCAACGCGCGACCGGCTGGCGTTTTCCCGAACCCGCCGCGCTCGCCGCGTGCGATCTGTCGCGCATCGGGATGCCGGGCAAGCGCGTCGCGGCGCTGCAGGGCGTTGCGCGCGCGGTCGCCGCGGGCGACGTGCCGCTCGACGCGTACGCGGCCGATCCGGCCGGTGTGCGCGCCGCGCTGCTCGCGCTGCCGGGGATCGGCCCGTGGACCGTCGAATACGTCGCGATGCGCGCGTGGCGCGACGCCGACGCGTGGCCCGCGACCGATCTCGTGCTGATGCAGGCGATCGTCGCGCGCGACCCGGCGCTCGACCGTCCGGCGAGCCAGCGCCGCCGCACCGATGCGTGGCGCCCGTGGCGCGCGTATGCGGCGATGCATCTGTGGAACGAGATCGCCGAGCGTGCCGGCGCGGCGCGCGGCGGATAG
- the ada gene encoding bifunctional DNA-binding transcriptional regulator/O6-methylguanine-DNA methyltransferase Ada yields the protein MKKPAYSTDDARWAALVARDADADGAFCYAVRTTGVFCRPSCASRLPKRENVSFFADTGAARAAGYRSCKRCRPEGLPRELEIVHRACAVLDTHRQDRFTLAQLSDAVHVSPFHLQRLFKRVVGVSPRQYQAAQRGAALRDALQSGVAVTRAAVDAGFNSPSRLYESVPRELGMSPSAFRRKGAGLEIDYATADTRLGVVLVAATSKGICRIAFGDAATPLVDELKAAFANARIVESAERIAPFVEQIDAYLNGARRRFELPLDLAATEFQQRVWDALRRIPYGETRSYTQIAEALGAPRAVRAVASACASNPVALAIPCHRVVQKGGSLAGYRWGLPRKAALLDAEAQRAAGESAAALAVDDAA from the coding sequence ATGAAGAAGCCAGCCTATTCGACCGACGACGCGCGCTGGGCCGCGCTCGTCGCGCGCGATGCCGACGCCGACGGCGCGTTCTGCTACGCGGTCAGGACGACGGGCGTGTTCTGCCGGCCGTCGTGCGCGTCGCGGCTGCCGAAGCGCGAAAACGTGTCGTTCTTTGCCGATACGGGCGCCGCGCGCGCGGCCGGCTATCGCTCGTGCAAGCGTTGCCGGCCCGAGGGGTTGCCGCGCGAGCTCGAGATCGTCCATCGCGCGTGCGCGGTGCTCGACACCCATCGCCAGGACCGGTTCACGCTTGCGCAACTAAGCGATGCCGTTCACGTGAGCCCGTTTCATCTGCAGCGGCTCTTCAAGCGCGTCGTCGGCGTGTCGCCGCGCCAGTATCAGGCCGCGCAGCGCGGCGCGGCGCTGCGCGACGCGTTGCAAAGCGGCGTCGCCGTCACGCGAGCGGCCGTCGACGCGGGCTTCAATTCGCCGTCTCGGCTCTACGAATCGGTGCCGCGCGAGCTCGGCATGTCGCCGTCTGCGTTTCGCCGCAAGGGCGCCGGGCTCGAGATCGACTACGCGACGGCCGACACGCGGCTCGGCGTCGTGCTCGTCGCGGCGACGAGCAAGGGCATCTGCAGGATTGCATTCGGCGACGCTGCGACGCCGCTCGTCGACGAGCTGAAAGCGGCGTTCGCGAATGCGCGAATCGTCGAGTCGGCCGAGCGGATCGCGCCTTTCGTCGAGCAGATCGACGCGTATTTGAACGGCGCGCGCCGGCGTTTCGAGTTGCCGCTCGATCTCGCCGCGACCGAGTTCCAGCAGCGCGTGTGGGATGCGTTGCGTCGGATTCCTTACGGCGAGACGCGCAGCTACACGCAGATCGCCGAGGCGCTCGGCGCGCCGCGCGCCGTGCGGGCGGTCGCGAGCGCGTGTGCGTCGAACCCGGTTGCGCTCGCGATTCCGTGCCATCGCGTCGTGCAAAAGGGCGGCTCGCTCGCCGGCTATCGATGGGGCCTGCCGCGCAAGGCGGCGCTCCTCGATGCGGAGGCGCAACGCGCGGCGGGCGAGTCCGCCGCCGCGCTCGCCGTGGACGACGCAGCTTGA
- a CDS encoding VOC family protein, whose amino-acid sequence MKFHIHEIDHVVLRAADLAAMTRFYCEVLGCHVEKEQRELGLVQLRAGRSLIDLLAAGAPIDRADSGTPGKGRNMDHLCLRIEPFDAAALHAHLAAHGARPGDAARRYGADGYGPSIYLFDPEGNMVELKGPPEAVAC is encoded by the coding sequence ATGAAATTCCACATCCACGAGATCGATCACGTGGTGCTGCGCGCCGCCGATCTGGCGGCGATGACCCGTTTCTATTGCGAAGTGCTCGGCTGTCATGTCGAGAAGGAGCAGCGGGAATTGGGGCTCGTCCAATTGCGTGCGGGGCGCTCGCTGATCGATCTGCTCGCGGCCGGCGCGCCGATCGACCGTGCGGACAGCGGGACGCCGGGAAAGGGGCGGAACATGGATCATCTGTGCCTGCGCATCGAGCCGTTCGACGCTGCCGCGCTGCACGCGCATCTCGCCGCGCACGGCGCGCGGCCGGGCGACGCCGCGCGGCGCTACGGCGCGGACGGCTACGGGCCGTCGATCTACCTGTTCGATCCGGAAGGCAATATGGTCGAGCTCAAAGGGCCGCCTGAAGCCGTCGCGTGCTGA
- a CDS encoding YaeQ family protein, protein MALKSTIYKAELQIADMDRHYYADHSLTVARHPSETDERMMVRIAAFALFAHERLEFCKGLSDIDEPDLWQKDLTGAIETWIDVGQPDERRIAKASGRAERVNVIAYGGRTSDIWWQGVRGKVERLRNVQVTSLAEGVAAALGGFAERTMRLQCMIQDGAAWLSSATHDPVAIEWTTLKAREDA, encoded by the coding sequence ATGGCGCTCAAATCGACGATCTACAAGGCGGAGCTGCAAATCGCCGACATGGACCGGCACTATTATGCCGATCATTCGCTCACCGTCGCCCGTCACCCGTCCGAAACGGACGAGCGGATGATGGTGCGCATCGCCGCGTTCGCGCTGTTCGCGCATGAGCGGCTCGAGTTCTGCAAGGGGCTGTCGGATATCGACGAGCCCGATCTCTGGCAAAAGGACCTGACCGGGGCGATCGAGACCTGGATCGACGTTGGCCAGCCGGATGAGCGCCGCATCGCGAAAGCGAGCGGCCGCGCCGAGCGGGTGAACGTCATCGCGTACGGCGGGCGCACGTCCGACATCTGGTGGCAAGGCGTGCGCGGCAAGGTCGAGCGGTTGCGCAACGTGCAGGTGACGTCGCTCGCGGAGGGCGTCGCGGCGGCGTTGGGCGGTTTCGCCGAGCGCACGATGCGTTTGCAGTGCATGATTCAGGACGGCGCCGCGTGGCTGTCGAGCGCGACGCACGATCCGGTCGCGATCGAGTGGACGACGCTGAAGGCTCGCGAAGACGCTTGA
- the sap1 gene encoding surface attachment protein Sap1 yields the protein MMKRTGLLLALTSGIVAFSVAQANGDAPLKPQQEIQLTKNAWGCLSKDNLDSVLSHERDGQSQARQQYFDDYRCLSVPEGQRFRVVSVDEGDVQFVSAENSDQQGLWTDARFIKQ from the coding sequence ATGATGAAGCGAACCGGTCTTTTACTGGCACTGACGAGCGGCATCGTTGCATTTTCGGTGGCGCAGGCCAATGGCGATGCGCCGCTCAAGCCGCAGCAGGAAATCCAGCTGACGAAGAACGCTTGGGGATGCCTGTCGAAAGACAATCTGGATTCCGTACTGAGCCACGAGCGCGACGGCCAGTCTCAGGCGAGGCAGCAGTATTTCGACGACTATCGCTGCCTGTCGGTGCCGGAGGGACAGCGCTTCCGGGTCGTGAGCGTCGACGAGGGCGACGTGCAGTTCGTGAGCGCCGAGAACAGCGACCAGCAAGGCCTCTGGACCGACGCGCGCTTCATCAAGCAGTAA
- the speG gene encoding spermidine N1-acetyltransferase — MQIQNEQHTLALRPLERQDLRFVHELNNDAKIMRYWFEEPYETFTELSQLYDQHVHDQRERRFVAFDSDDELVGLVELIELDYIHRRGEFQIIIAPNRQGRGYATRATRLAVEYAFKVLNLRKLYLIVDKSNAAAIRVYEKCGFKHEAELIEEFFGNGQYHNALRMCIFQRDYFETQQGAELHGGE; from the coding sequence ATGCAAATCCAGAACGAACAACACACGCTCGCACTGAGGCCGCTCGAGCGTCAGGACCTGCGTTTCGTGCACGAACTGAACAACGACGCGAAGATCATGCGTTACTGGTTCGAAGAGCCGTACGAAACGTTCACCGAGCTGTCGCAACTGTACGACCAGCACGTGCATGACCAGCGCGAGCGCCGCTTCGTCGCGTTCGATTCGGATGACGAACTTGTCGGTCTCGTCGAACTGATCGAGCTCGACTACATTCATCGCCGCGGCGAGTTCCAGATCATCATCGCGCCGAACCGTCAGGGCCGCGGCTACGCGACGCGCGCGACCCGGCTCGCCGTCGAATATGCGTTCAAGGTGCTGAACCTGCGCAAGCTGTATTTGATCGTCGACAAATCGAATGCCGCGGCGATTCGGGTTTACGAGAAATGTGGTTTCAAGCACGAAGCCGAATTGATCGAAGAGTTTTTCGGCAACGGCCAATATCACAACGCATTGAGAATGTGCATTTTCCAGCGCGATTATTTCGAGACCCAACAGGGTGCGGAATTACACGGGGGCGAATAA
- a CDS encoding lipoprotein: MKKIIIALAVSTGVLSGCAVYVPDQPGVIMAPQGGPGNGFCPPGQAKKGNC, translated from the coding sequence ATGAAGAAAATCATCATCGCGCTGGCGGTTTCCACAGGTGTCCTGAGCGGCTGCGCAGTCTACGTGCCGGATCAGCCGGGCGTCATCATGGCGCCGCAAGGCGGCCCGGGCAATGGCTTCTGCCCGCCGGGACAAGCGAAGAAGGGAAATTGCTGA
- a CDS encoding DUF4382 domain-containing protein, translating into MKTIWKILGLTAAASISLAGCGGGDGGGSSSAQTGTLHVAMTDAPSCGFDHVYVTVSKVRVNMSAQAGDNDSGWTDVALATPQKVDLLSLTNGVLADLGQSALPAGQYQQVRLVLAQSQGNTLANSVVPTGGTEQPLATPSATQSGYKIITPFTVQPNTLVDLVLDFNACKSIVQRGNGAYALKPVVTATPTVVSGAIDGYVAPNEAGATVYAEQNGQVVRGTIADSSGHFVLTPLVQSSTNGNYDIVIAQNNVATGIVRSVPVVVNTTTSVSTSSVPITLPASTMNVVSGTVTASADAILRALQMVNSLPYEVASTNANLDTGAYALTLPTAAPIVGTYSGSLPVAMSAALSAAGQYTIEADAANGATQQQPANIAAGSVANVNFGF; encoded by the coding sequence ATGAAAACAATCTGGAAGATTCTCGGCCTGACGGCCGCGGCGTCGATCTCGCTCGCCGGCTGCGGTGGTGGCGACGGCGGCGGCAGCAGCAGCGCGCAAACCGGCACGCTGCATGTCGCGATGACCGACGCGCCGTCGTGCGGCTTCGATCACGTCTACGTGACTGTCTCGAAGGTGCGCGTCAACATGAGCGCGCAAGCGGGCGACAACGATTCCGGCTGGACCGACGTCGCGCTCGCGACGCCGCAGAAGGTCGACCTTCTGTCGCTGACCAACGGCGTGCTCGCCGACCTCGGCCAAAGCGCGCTGCCGGCCGGCCAGTACCAGCAAGTGCGGCTCGTGCTCGCGCAGAGCCAGGGCAATACGCTCGCGAACTCGGTCGTGCCGACGGGCGGCACCGAGCAGCCGCTCGCCACGCCGAGCGCGACGCAAAGCGGCTACAAGATCATCACGCCGTTTACGGTTCAACCGAACACGCTCGTCGATCTCGTTCTCGACTTCAACGCGTGCAAGTCGATCGTCCAGCGCGGCAACGGCGCGTATGCGCTCAAGCCAGTCGTGACCGCCACGCCGACCGTCGTCAGCGGCGCGATCGACGGCTATGTCGCGCCGAACGAAGCCGGGGCGACGGTCTACGCCGAGCAGAACGGCCAGGTCGTCAGGGGCACCATCGCCGACAGCAGCGGCCACTTCGTGCTGACGCCGCTCGTGCAGAGCTCGACGAACGGCAACTACGACATCGTGATCGCGCAGAACAACGTGGCGACCGGGATCGTTCGTTCGGTGCCCGTCGTCGTGAACACGACGACGTCGGTGTCGACTTCATCCGTGCCGATCACCCTGCCCGCATCGACGATGAACGTCGTGAGCGGCACGGTCACGGCGAGCGCCGACGCGATCCTCCGTGCGCTGCAGATGGTGAACTCGCTGCCGTACGAGGTTGCATCGACGAACGCGAATCTCGACACGGGCGCCTACGCGCTGACGCTGCCGACCGCGGCGCCGATCGTCGGCACGTATTCGGGTTCGCTGCCCGTCGCGATGAGCGCGGCGCTGAGCGCTGCCGGCCAGTACACGATCGAAGCCGATGCGGCGAACGGCGCGACGCAGCAGCAGCCGGCGAACATCGCCGCAGGCTCGGTCGCGAACGTCAATTTCGGGTTCTAA
- a CDS encoding lysozyme inhibitor LprI family protein, with product MEQDGTYGYEPALSEDDVRSGRATKPLVMMRYVGFRDGTYVLLMLDPDNETYATRVTCQAPCNFAKVQSMSAATVLKTDTIRVVPNSLIGAMLEDALSGQLKPYGQSSPSMPQPVSVPPANTAATTSAQSTTQASQTESIAQQTSFDCSKANSIPEYLICHDPELAASDRELADIYRQAKEAVPDKAAFAERTRRQWNYRQKNCRDKPCLVSWYVYQKEVLTKIAQTGDVNAQSQ from the coding sequence ATGGAGCAAGACGGTACGTATGGCTACGAGCCGGCCTTGAGCGAGGACGACGTTCGCAGCGGCAGAGCAACGAAGCCTCTCGTCATGATGCGTTATGTCGGATTTCGAGACGGAACGTACGTGTTGCTGATGCTTGATCCGGATAACGAAACTTATGCGACGCGCGTGACATGCCAGGCGCCGTGCAATTTTGCGAAAGTGCAGAGCATGTCCGCCGCGACGGTTCTCAAAACCGATACCATTCGCGTTGTACCGAATTCGCTGATAGGCGCCATGCTGGAAGACGCGCTATCGGGCCAACTGAAACCGTATGGCCAGTCGTCGCCATCGATGCCGCAACCCGTTTCCGTTCCGCCCGCCAATACCGCGGCGACGACTTCGGCGCAATCGACGACGCAAGCTTCGCAGACGGAATCAATTGCGCAGCAAACGAGTTTCGATTGCTCGAAAGCCAACTCGATTCCCGAATACCTGATCTGCCATGATCCGGAACTTGCCGCTTCGGATCGAGAGCTCGCTGATATCTACCGACAAGCGAAAGAAGCGGTTCCTGACAAGGCCGCATTCGCCGAACGCACGCGAAGGCAATGGAACTATCGTCAAAAAAATTGCCGAGACAAGCCATGTCTCGTTTCGTGGTACGTGTATCAAAAGGAGGTTTTGACGAAAATCGCTCAGACCGGTGACGTGAACGCGCAGTCGCAGTGA
- a CDS encoding SIR2 family protein, with amino-acid sequence MVLGIDDLLPSLAQSLEGIGFLFGAGASREAGYPMMAQLTRNVVGCLSSAERVALDTVLSTAGRVYDDASATPNIEELADFTIAHALNSGEATYQALEERFRELIVSSLLGVVDPVLDCHIKFFENLQRRTFGLPCTVWVFTTNYDLLLETAAAIAGVTLENGFSGATTRFFDVGQFNQVRGTIDGIRFAPQPRLVVKLIKLHGSLSWIAKGAQILEQHPGSLGATTPRTIVLPRRRKVMDTLAHPYDLLFSQVSRVLGTECRYLISCGFSFGDEHINQTLLLPALRAGKCRLTALCDIEPVGLSSFKSLPSVSAAFSTSSWKAGSVSDNKTELWKFSAFAAAF; translated from the coding sequence ATGGTTCTGGGTATTGACGACCTCTTGCCAAGCTTGGCTCAGTCGCTGGAGGGAATTGGCTTTCTATTCGGGGCTGGCGCGTCTCGGGAAGCCGGTTATCCGATGATGGCGCAGTTGACGCGTAACGTCGTCGGGTGTCTTTCGAGCGCAGAGAGAGTCGCACTTGATACCGTGTTGAGCACGGCCGGACGAGTTTACGATGACGCAAGTGCAACGCCGAATATTGAAGAGTTGGCCGATTTTACAATTGCGCACGCATTGAATTCAGGTGAGGCGACGTATCAGGCATTAGAGGAGCGATTTAGAGAATTAATCGTAAGTAGTTTGCTTGGTGTTGTCGACCCTGTTTTGGATTGCCACATCAAGTTCTTTGAAAATCTACAGCGTCGGACATTTGGGCTACCTTGTACCGTTTGGGTTTTCACAACCAATTACGATTTGTTGCTTGAGACGGCGGCTGCGATTGCTGGTGTTACGTTGGAAAACGGTTTCAGCGGCGCAACGACTAGGTTCTTCGATGTGGGGCAGTTCAATCAAGTCAGAGGGACGATTGACGGAATTCGTTTCGCACCCCAGCCGCGACTTGTGGTGAAGTTAATAAAGCTTCACGGCTCCTTGTCATGGATTGCGAAGGGCGCGCAGATTCTGGAACAACATCCTGGATCATTGGGCGCAACAACTCCAAGAACGATCGTATTGCCACGCCGTCGAAAAGTCATGGATACGCTCGCGCATCCGTATGATCTGTTATTTTCGCAAGTGAGCCGCGTTCTGGGTACGGAGTGCAGGTATCTGATTAGTTGCGGCTTTAGTTTCGGGGATGAACATATCAACCAAACCTTGCTACTCCCAGCGTTGCGCGCCGGGAAATGTCGGTTGACTGCATTGTGCGACATTGAGCCTGTCGGCCTGTCTTCATTTAAATCGTTGCCGTCAGTTTCAGCGGCTTTTTCGACATCATCATGGAAGGCTGGCTCAGTGTCAGACAATAAAACTGAGTTATGGAAGTTCAGTGCCTTTGCGGCCGCCTTTTGA
- a CDS encoding ATP-binding protein translates to MDYQIGRVCAVSGDEIIVSVMEFRSSADGESGVPDSMTVHLSTSMGPAPILIGQPGTFVVVALPSARLLCMVTGVSMKEGRVSAAEVKDAVVGGTLLVDSSSRLLTTVPVGTINSAGKFERGSDVLPTVNAPAFATPPSLLDSIFTSYAEGDFALGRLSLLPEQEAKINLDAFLSRHAAILGQTGGGKSWTVASLLQKLCSFKQATAVLFDLHGEYADAFNEDADVISASDLELPYWLMNSEELLGLMVDRSESAAPNQIAKFKELLQAAKENHPENQGLGIKKITIDTPVFFDFSEILERFRKLDTEMVAGSSKEKQGPLFGQFTRLLMRIDSRLNDRRYDLIFKPVKYKSSASMEDLFRRLLGERVGERKKVVVIDLSPVPFDVRASVISLILRCLFDFAYWFRRVNKARHPIAIFADEAHIYLNERESTSEAARHAAERIAKEGRKYGVSLTVISQRPREVSSTILSQCNSFLCLRISNPDDQSYVRNLLPDSVRGISSMFSTLRRGECILLGDSVLMPTRIRIDEPAPKPESDDASFYKHWTSDPLDLDLAKVLHAWRSQDVT, encoded by the coding sequence ATGGACTATCAGATTGGAAGAGTCTGCGCTGTTTCCGGGGACGAAATTATTGTTTCGGTTATGGAGTTTCGTAGTAGCGCTGACGGGGAGAGCGGCGTGCCTGACAGTATGACCGTGCATCTATCTACTAGCATGGGGCCTGCACCGATACTAATTGGACAGCCGGGTACGTTTGTTGTGGTTGCGCTACCTTCGGCCCGCCTTCTCTGCATGGTAACAGGCGTCTCTATGAAGGAGGGCCGAGTATCTGCCGCTGAGGTGAAAGACGCAGTAGTTGGCGGCACTCTCCTGGTCGACTCATCGTCGCGATTGCTGACAACCGTGCCTGTCGGCACGATCAACTCAGCGGGCAAATTCGAGAGAGGTTCAGACGTACTGCCTACCGTTAATGCCCCCGCATTTGCCACACCGCCCAGCCTACTTGATTCGATTTTTACTAGCTATGCGGAAGGTGATTTTGCTTTGGGACGACTATCATTGCTGCCGGAGCAAGAGGCCAAGATCAACTTGGACGCATTTCTGTCGCGGCATGCCGCTATTCTCGGGCAGACTGGTGGAGGCAAGTCATGGACGGTTGCGTCGTTGTTACAGAAGCTTTGCAGTTTCAAACAAGCAACCGCAGTGCTATTCGATTTGCACGGAGAGTATGCAGATGCATTCAACGAGGATGCTGACGTCATATCGGCAAGCGACCTAGAGCTTCCGTACTGGCTGATGAACTCGGAAGAGCTGTTGGGTTTAATGGTCGACAGAAGTGAATCGGCTGCGCCAAACCAGATCGCGAAATTCAAAGAATTGCTTCAGGCTGCAAAGGAGAATCACCCCGAAAATCAGGGGTTGGGAATTAAAAAGATAACCATCGACACTCCCGTTTTTTTTGATTTCTCTGAAATACTGGAGCGTTTCCGTAAGCTGGACACGGAAATGGTGGCTGGCAGTTCAAAAGAAAAGCAGGGGCCGTTGTTCGGTCAATTTACAAGGTTGTTGATGCGTATTGATTCGCGCCTGAATGATCGGCGATATGATTTAATTTTCAAGCCGGTGAAATATAAAAGCAGCGCGTCAATGGAGGATTTATTTAGGCGCCTTCTGGGCGAGAGGGTTGGTGAAAGAAAGAAGGTTGTCGTGATTGATCTTAGTCCGGTGCCATTTGATGTTCGCGCATCCGTTATATCTTTGATATTGCGCTGTTTATTCGACTTTGCATACTGGTTTCGTCGTGTTAACAAAGCGAGACACCCTATAGCAATCTTTGCGGATGAGGCGCACATCTACTTGAATGAGCGGGAGAGTACTTCAGAAGCCGCACGTCACGCGGCGGAGCGGATTGCAAAGGAGGGGAGAAAGTATGGCGTTAGCCTGACGGTCATCAGTCAACGGCCCAGAGAGGTCTCGTCCACGATCCTGTCGCAATGTAATAGCTTTCTATGCCTCAGAATCTCGAATCCGGATGATCAATCTTACGTCAGGAATCTACTGCCAGATTCCGTGCGTGGGATATCAAGCATGTTTTCGACGTTGAGACGTGGCGAGTGCATCTTGCTAGGGGATTCCGTCCTTATGCCAACTCGGATACGTATTGATGAACCGGCGCCGAAACCTGAAAGTGACGATGCATCGTTTTACAAGCATTGGACCTCGGACCCGCTGGATCTCGACCTAGCCAAAGTTCTTCACGCATGGCGCTCTCAAGATGTTACCTGA